From a region of the Pukyongiella litopenaei genome:
- a CDS encoding CoA transferase subunit A, which yields MQDDLDKLAAQILPGMRVAVPVDYGGVPMALTRRVIAQGTAKDLHLVCVPTGGLQVDMLIGAGMVATVETSAVSLGEAGGAPRFNAAVRAGDIRILDATCPAIHAGLLAAQKAVPFMPIRGLLGSDVLDRRPDWTVIDNPLAGGGDPIVLIPAIHPDIAVFHAPMADRAGNVWIGRRRELAAMAYAARSTLVTVERIVETDLMADETTAAGTLPALYVTDVAEARRGAWPHGLWGEHDPDTGEMHRYAAAARTPEGFASYMAGTTPEMSA from the coding sequence ATGCAGGATGATCTGGACAAGCTGGCGGCGCAGATCCTGCCGGGCATGCGGGTCGCGGTGCCGGTCGATTACGGCGGGGTGCCGATGGCCCTGACGCGGCGGGTGATCGCGCAAGGGACGGCGAAAGACCTGCACCTGGTCTGCGTGCCCACCGGCGGGCTGCAGGTCGACATGCTGATCGGCGCCGGGATGGTGGCGACCGTCGAGACCAGCGCGGTCTCGCTTGGCGAGGCCGGCGGCGCGCCGAGGTTCAACGCGGCCGTGCGCGCGGGCGACATTCGCATTCTGGACGCGACCTGCCCGGCGATCCATGCCGGGCTGCTGGCGGCGCAGAAGGCGGTGCCGTTCATGCCGATCCGCGGGTTGCTGGGCTCGGACGTGCTGGACCGCCGCCCGGACTGGACCGTGATCGACAATCCGCTGGCAGGCGGCGGCGATCCGATCGTGCTGATCCCGGCGATCCATCCCGATATCGCGGTGTTCCACGCTCCCATGGCCGACCGGGCGGGGAATGTGTGGATAGGGCGGCGGCGGGAACTGGCGGCGATGGCCTATGCCGCGCGCAGCACGCTGGTGACGGTCGAACGGATCGTGGAAACCGACCTGATGGCCGACGAAACGACAGCGGCGGGCACATTGCCGGCGCTTTATGTAACGGATGTGGCAGAGGCCAGACGCGGGGCGTGGCCGCACGGGTTGTGGGGGGAACACGATCCCGACACGGGTGAAATGCACCGCTACGCCGCCGCCGCCCGAACGCCCGAGGGATTTGCCTCCTACATGGCCGGAACCACGCCGGAGATGTCGGCATGA
- a CDS encoding CoA transferase → MTRPATARETLITCIARLLQGTRHVAVGAASPIPAAGAMLARAQAEAAGAPPLRISILGSVAHNFFTNGSAELFDCAGQGRIDAFFLGGGQIDGAGNVNLVGVGDYPQTKVRWPGSFGSAYLYFTIPRVILFREEHTPRVMVDKVDFVSAPGTSAPGIWRKGGPHALLTSRGLFSFDADRPGFRLESLHRGQSLAGITAATGFVFEHDDTPPETTPPDGSTLALIRGRVLDELQETYPGFAATLRAGIEEGAQEEPTP, encoded by the coding sequence ATGACCCGGCCCGCCACCGCCCGCGAGACCCTGATCACCTGCATCGCCCGCCTGCTGCAAGGCACCCGCCATGTGGCCGTGGGCGCCGCGTCGCCGATCCCCGCCGCCGGCGCCATGCTGGCCCGGGCGCAGGCCGAGGCGGCGGGCGCGCCGCCGCTGCGCATCTCGATCCTGGGGTCGGTCGCGCATAACTTCTTTACCAACGGGTCGGCCGAACTGTTCGACTGCGCGGGTCAGGGGCGGATCGACGCCTTTTTCCTGGGCGGAGGGCAGATCGACGGGGCGGGCAATGTCAACCTGGTCGGTGTCGGCGATTACCCGCAGACCAAGGTGCGCTGGCCGGGGTCGTTCGGCTCGGCCTACCTGTATTTTACCATTCCCCGCGTGATCCTGTTCCGCGAAGAGCATACGCCCCGGGTGATGGTCGACAAGGTCGATTTCGTCAGCGCCCCGGGAACCAGCGCGCCGGGGATCTGGCGCAAGGGCGGGCCCCATGCGCTGCTGACCAGCCGGGGGCTGTTCTCGTTCGATGCCGACCGGCCCGGTTTCCGGCTCGAAAGCCTGCACCGGGGCCAGTCGCTGGCGGGGATCACCGCGGCCACCGGCTTTGTTTTCGAACATGACGACACGCCGCCCGAGACAACGCCGCCGGATGGCTCGACCCTGGCGCTGATCCGGGGCAGGGTGCTGGACGAATTGCAGGAAACCTATCCCGGTTTCGCCGCGACGCTGCGGGCCGGGATCGAGGAAGGCGCACAAGAGGAGCCCACGCCATGA
- a CDS encoding CaiB/BaiF CoA transferase family protein, producing the protein MTEPTEPTGSLSHLRVIDASRVLGGPYAGQILADHGADVIKVEPPAGDETRGWGPPFLEDTASYFLGVNRNKRGMALDLSKPAGQELLSRLLDDADVLIENFKTGTLDKWGLSHAEIERRFPRLIHCRVSGFGADGPMGGLPGYDAAIQASCGIMSVNGDKGGDGLRVGLPVVDLATGLNAVIGILMALAEREQSGRGQFVETALYDCGMSLLHPHLPNYYLSGKVAEPSGNAHPNISPYDTFATRTEPLFLAVGNNRQFATLCRVIGRPDLPGDPRFADNSDRNRNRDALKAELERAMRGHDCAELADELIQAGVPCGAVRPIDRVVDDAHTRHREMVVDIGAYRGTGSPIKLSRTPASYRRAPPGFAEHSREILQSLGVDPAEFPGAVPDVVPGAFPGGGKGG; encoded by the coding sequence ATGACCGAGCCGACCGAACCGACCGGATCGCTTTCGCATCTCAGGGTGATCGACGCCAGCCGTGTGCTGGGCGGGCCCTATGCCGGCCAGATCCTGGCCGATCACGGCGCCGATGTCATCAAGGTCGAACCGCCCGCGGGCGACGAAACGCGCGGCTGGGGGCCGCCGTTCCTGGAGGACACGGCCAGCTATTTCCTCGGCGTGAACCGCAACAAGCGGGGCATGGCGCTGGACCTGTCGAAACCGGCGGGGCAGGAACTGCTGTCGCGGTTGCTCGACGATGCGGATGTGCTGATCGAGAATTTCAAGACCGGCACGCTGGACAAATGGGGGCTGTCGCATGCCGAGATCGAACGCCGTTTCCCGCGGTTGATCCATTGCCGGGTATCCGGGTTCGGCGCCGATGGTCCGATGGGCGGATTGCCCGGGTATGATGCGGCGATCCAGGCCAGTTGCGGCATCATGAGCGTGAATGGCGACAAGGGCGGCGACGGGCTGCGGGTCGGGCTGCCGGTGGTCGATCTGGCAACCGGGCTGAACGCCGTGATCGGCATCCTGATGGCGCTGGCCGAGCGCGAACAAAGCGGCAGGGGCCAGTTCGTCGAGACCGCGCTCTACGATTGCGGAATGTCCCTGCTGCACCCGCATCTGCCCAATTACTACCTCTCGGGCAAGGTCGCCGAACCATCCGGCAACGCGCATCCGAACATCTCTCCCTATGACACGTTCGCCACCCGGACCGAGCCTCTGTTCCTGGCGGTGGGAAACAACCGCCAGTTCGCCACGCTCTGCCGGGTGATCGGTCGCCCCGACCTGCCCGGGGATCCGCGGTTTGCCGACAACAGCGACCGCAACCGGAACCGCGACGCGCTCAAGGCCGAACTGGAACGGGCGATGCGCGGCCATGACTGCGCGGAGCTGGCCGATGAGCTGATCCAGGCCGGCGTGCCCTGCGGTGCGGTGCGCCCCATCGACCGGGTGGTCGATGACGCCCATACGCGGCACCGCGAGATGGTCGTCGATATCGGCGCCTATCGCGGCACGGGCAGCCCGATCAAGCTGTCGCGCACGCCCGCCTCCTACCGGCGCGCGCCGCCGGGCTTTGCCGAGCATAGCCGCGAGATCCTGCAATCGCTGGGCGTGGATCCGGCGGAGTTTCCCGGCGCGGTTCCCGATGTGGTTCCCGGTGCGTTTCCCGGCGGCGGGAAAGGCGGCTGA
- a CDS encoding acetolactate synthase large subunit, which translates to MNGADLLCETLLANDIDTCFANPGTSEMHFVAALDRQPRMRCVLGLSEGVVTGAADGYARMAGKPAATLLHLGPGLANGIANLHNARRAASPIVNVVGDHATYHLALDAPLTSDIDSLARPVSQWLGRAEQADQVGAQTARAVAAARQRPGHVSTLILHADAAWNETSAPVPAPVAPDAPTVPDDARIRAAAQVLKSGRNVTLIVSGAALMAGPLDRLARIAAATGARLMAQQSNARMQRGRGRPDIDRVPYPIDPALATFADTEHVILIGAREPVAFFAYPGKPGRLLPEGCEVLTLTQDGDDLAAAIDALAQETGADGATLPDQPAGPPLDLPTGALTPEAIFVAAARHLPENAVICDESVSSGRESFRYTHAAAPHDFLQLTGGAIGIGMPMATGAAIACPDRKVVSLQADGSGMYTVQALWTQAREALDVVTVIFANRRYQILHGELRNVGANAPGENARRMLDLDDPALNWVSIANGMGVEAARAETPQQFDDLLAAACKRRGPFLIEAMI; encoded by the coding sequence ATGAACGGCGCTGACCTGCTCTGCGAAACCCTGCTGGCCAACGACATAGACACCTGTTTCGCCAATCCCGGCACCTCCGAGATGCATTTTGTCGCGGCGCTGGACCGCCAGCCGCGGATGCGCTGCGTGCTGGGGCTGAGCGAGGGCGTGGTCACCGGTGCCGCGGACGGGTATGCGCGCATGGCCGGGAAACCGGCGGCGACGCTGCTGCACCTGGGGCCGGGGCTCGCCAACGGCATCGCCAACCTGCACAATGCCCGCCGCGCGGCTTCGCCGATCGTCAACGTGGTGGGCGATCACGCCACCTATCACCTCGCACTGGACGCGCCGCTGACCTCGGATATCGATTCGCTGGCGCGGCCGGTGTCGCAATGGCTGGGGCGGGCCGAACAGGCGGACCAGGTCGGTGCGCAGACCGCCCGGGCGGTCGCCGCCGCGCGGCAGCGGCCCGGCCATGTCTCGACCCTGATCCTGCACGCGGACGCGGCGTGGAACGAAACCTCGGCCCCCGTTCCCGCGCCTGTAGCACCTGACGCCCCGACCGTCCCGGACGATGCGCGGATCCGCGCGGCGGCGCAGGTGCTGAAATCCGGGCGCAACGTGACCCTGATCGTGTCCGGTGCGGCGCTGATGGCCGGGCCGCTGGACCGGCTGGCGCGGATCGCGGCGGCAACGGGCGCGCGGCTGATGGCCCAGCAGTCGAACGCGCGGATGCAGCGGGGCAGGGGGCGGCCCGATATCGACCGCGTTCCCTATCCGATCGACCCGGCGCTGGCGACATTTGCCGACACCGAGCATGTCATCCTGATCGGCGCCCGCGAACCGGTTGCGTTCTTTGCCTATCCCGGCAAACCGGGCCGATTGCTGCCCGAGGGCTGCGAGGTCCTGACGCTGACGCAGGACGGCGACGATCTGGCGGCCGCGATCGACGCGCTGGCGCAGGAAACGGGGGCCGATGGTGCAACGCTGCCGGATCAACCCGCCGGCCCGCCGCTCGACCTGCCAACCGGGGCGCTGACGCCCGAGGCGATCTTTGTCGCCGCCGCGCGGCACCTGCCCGAGAATGCCGTGATCTGTGACGAAAGCGTTTCGTCGGGGCGCGAATCCTTCCGCTATACCCACGCCGCCGCGCCGCATGATTTCCTGCAACTGACCGGCGGAGCCATCGGCATCGGCATGCCGATGGCCACCGGTGCCGCCATTGCCTGTCCCGATCGCAAGGTCGTGTCGCTTCAGGCCGATGGCAGCGGCATGTACACGGTGCAGGCGCTGTGGACCCAGGCCCGCGAGGCGCTGGACGTGGTCACGGTGATCTTTGCCAACCGGCGCTACCAGATCCTCCATGGCGAATTGCGGAATGTCGGTGCCAATGCACCCGGTGAAAATGCCCGCCGGATGC